A stretch of DNA from Pseudodesulfovibrio sp. JC047:
TGAGCAAAGGGCATGTGTCGGCTGGTCGTCTCAAAGGGTTGGAGAAAGCGAATCCCGACGTGATTGTCGCGACCGGCAACGGTTTTGCCGTTCAGATGGCCTTGCACAGAGCGGTCAAGAAGAATCCGGCCCTGGCCGATATTCCGGCCATCAAGAACGGTGCAATCTATACCCTCCCATTTTATGGAGATTCCAGTGTGCTTGAATATCCGCAGATATTCCGCCAATGGCTTCTCGCTCTTGAAGAGCAGTAACCACAAGCAAAAAAACGACCGTCGGGAGTTGCCCGGCGGTCTTTTTTTGTGAGAAATAGTGTGGTGATGAATTCGTGTACAACGTGAAATGAGAATATTTTCAAGAATACGTGATGTATTTTCATGTCAAATGCAGACACATTGCGTGGCATAATCAGAGCGGGAACCTCGTGAGTGAGGTTCCCGCTTTGGTCGCCGAAGGTCTCGCCGTTGTACCCCAATTGAACGAGGCCTTCATGGACATAGATCACTCCAGGTCCGCGGGAGTTTATCGCTGACCTGGAGTGATGTGTGGCGAACAGGCACGATGCCCCCCCGGCCTGTTCGCCCATAACGGTGCCTACAAAATCGTTGTGCGCTTTTTATGGCGCAGGATAATCGATCCTGACGGAACAGGCTTTGTATTCTGCGGTGTCGGAAATCGGATCCGACGCCGAGTTGGTGAGCCAGTTTGAATTGTTTGCATAGAAGTGGAAAGCCATCCAGACCATACCTTCAGGGACTTCCGATGTCACATTGGCCCGAACCGTAATGGTGCCACGCCGGGATGTGAGTTGGATCATCTCGCCGGTTTTGAACCCGAGCCGTTTGGCGTCTTCCGGTGCGATGTCGGCGATTTCCTCATCCAGCAACTCATTGAGTCCGATGGCATTGCCTGTTTGGGAACTGCAATTGTAATGATACAGTCGTCTGCCAGTGCTCAAGATGAGCGGGTATTCACTGTCAGGTGTTTCCGCTGGCGGTGTCCAGTCAACGGCCTGGAAGTGCGCTTTTTCGTCCTTGAATTTGATGTCGCGGAACAGTCGGGGTGTCTCTTTGAAGAGATGCGGTGTGCCCGGATGATGCGCGTGTGGCACCGGCCATTGCAATGAACCGTGTTCAAGGCGGTCATAGGAGATGCCGTTCAACATAGCGCATTGCGGTGCCATTTCGTTGTCCCAGATTTCTTGTGCGCAGGAGGATTCCCAGATATCGCCCATCCGTTTCGCCAGTTCGCGGAAAATCCACCAGTTTGGCCGGGCCTCTCCTGGAGGCGGGGACACTTTGCGAACACGGTTGACCCGACGTTCGGTATTGATGAATGTTCCGTCATCCTCACTCCATCCAGCGGACGGGAACACCACATCCGCATATTCGGTGGTCTTGGTGGGGAAGATGTCGTTGCAGACCATGAATTCGGCCGAAGAAAGGCAGTCATGGACATGATGCATATCCGGTTCCGTTGTCGCGGGATCTTCGCCAAAGACGTAGAATCCACGGACCTTGCCGGTTTTCAGCCCATCCAGCATGGCGGGAAGCCGTATGCCTTCCTTGGCCGGGAGTTCCGAGACATTCCAGGCCTTCTGGAATTTCCGACGAGCGGCGGGGTCTTCGACTTTTTCATAGCCGGGGAACGTGTCGGGCAATGCTCCGGCATCGCAGGCACCCTGAACGTTGTTTTGCCCGCGTAATGGATTGACGCCTCCACCTGGAATACCGATGTTCCCGAGTAACAGTTGCAGGTTGGCGCAACTGTAGACATTGTGCACGCCGGAGGTGTGCTCGGTGATTCCCAGTGTGTAGATGAGCATGGCCGGTTTGGATTCGGCGAGCAGATGCGCGAGATCCACGACCTGCTGTGCCGGTACGCCGGTGATTTTTTCCACTGCTTCGGGAGCATACCGTTTCACGGTCTTCTTGAGGTCATTGAATCCATCGACCCAATTCTTCACATAGTCCACATCATATAGTTCTTCGTTGATGAGCACGTGCATGATGGAGTTTATCAGCGCAACGTCAGAGCCAATTTCCAAACGCAAATGCATGGTGGCCCACTCAGTGAGCTTGGTCGCACGAGGGTCAATGACAACCAGTTTTTTGCCGTTTTCCACGGCATTGTGAACAAAGGTTGCGACAACCGGGTGTGCCACGGTCATGTTTGAACCGATGACGAGGATTGTTTCCGCCTTTTCAATATCTTCAAAGTTGTTGGACATGGCACCTGAACCGAGCATTGTCGTCAGACCGACGACTGTGGGCGCGTGTCAGGTTCGTGCGCAATGGTCGATGTTGTTCGTCCCGATGCTCCCCCTGAGCAACTTCTGCATGTTGTATGAATCTTCGGTGATGCTTCGGGCACAGCTCAAACCAGCGATGGCGTCCGGGCCTGATTCCTTGCGGATTTCCATGAATTTTGACGCGACCAGGTCAAGGGCCTCGTCCCAGGAGGCTTCCCGAAATTTCCCGTTTTCCTTGATGAGCGGTGTTTTGAGCCTGTTTTCGGAATAGATGAAGTCATAGCCGAAACGGCCTTTGACGCACAGTCTGCCCTTGTTGGGCAACACGTCTTCATCCGCAGTCACCTTGATGATCTTTTCATCCTTGACGTGCAGGGTCAGTTGACATCCGGTCCCGCAATATGGACAGGTTGTCTGGACTTTTTTGACTTTTTTTTTCGCGATTCCAAGGGCTTTCTTGTCGAAAAGCGCACCCACGGGACATGCTTCGACACATTGACCGCAATGCGTGCATTTGACCATATCGACAGACGGATGCCAGGTGCCTTTGTAGGCTTTGCGAGAAATGGCGTTTTGTCCGATATCCTGACAAACGGCGATGCATTGACCGCATTTGATGCACCGGCTGTAGTCCCGGGCGATAAAGGGGGAGTGGTTGTCCACAATGGGTGTTTCAATGGTCAGCGGAACGTCCTTGACCGCGACCTTGTGCTTGCCTGCCAGCTTTTGCAACGTGCATGAGCCTTTGGCCGGGCAATCATGGTCATGCCATTCCAGTTCCCGGGCTTCGAGATGGCCCGGAGCGCATTTGCCCTCAGGGAGTTTGGCGGAAAAACAGTTGTGTGCCCCCGTGGAAAAGATTGATGTCAGCTTTTCCTTGCGGGCTGCAAAGACCTTGGGAGATTCGGTTGTCAACGTCAATCCTTCCGAGGCAAGGGTTGTTGACGTGGAGATCAGCTCTCCGGTGGCAATGTTTTCCGCGACACTGAGTTCGCAGCAGGAATCGCAATTGCACACGTCTCCCTGGCACAGTGTCGGAATGTTGATTCCTGCTTCCGTGGCCGCTTCCAGGAGTGTCTGATTCTCTTTGAATTCGATCGGTGTGTCGTTGATGATAATGTATCGCATTGGCTATCCTTTGTCTGGTCTGGATGGTTCAATTTGAAGAAAGAACGTCGTTTCAGGACGCTTTTGTGAGCAGTGAAAAAAACGATTCCATGCAGTGTTCCGAGCAAAAATCATATGTTTCATCAATTCCACCTCCAGCGGGGACTTTGGTGAAGCTGCGGGTTTCTTTCGCCG
This window harbors:
- the fdhF gene encoding formate dehydrogenase subunit alpha; its protein translation is MRYIIINDTPIEFKENQTLLEAATEAGINIPTLCQGDVCNCDSCCELSVAENIATGELISTSTTLASEGLTLTTESPKVFAARKEKLTSIFSTGAHNCFSAKLPEGKCAPGHLEARELEWHDHDCPAKGSCTLQKLAGKHKVAVKDVPLTIETPIVDNHSPFIARDYSRCIKCGQCIAVCQDIGQNAISRKAYKGTWHPSVDMVKCTHCGQCVEACPVGALFDKKALGIAKKKVKKVQTTCPYCGTGCQLTLHVKDEKIIKVTADEDVLPNKGRLCVKGRFGYDFIYSENRLKTPLIKENGKFREASWDEALDLVASKFMEIRKESGPDAIAGLSCARSITEDSYNMQKLLRGSIGTNNIDHCARTUHAPTVVGLTTMLGSGAMSNNFEDIEKAETILVIGSNMTVAHPVVATFVHNAVENGKKLVVIDPRATKLTEWATMHLRLEIGSDVALINSIMHVLINEELYDVDYVKNWVDGFNDLKKTVKRYAPEAVEKITGVPAQQVVDLAHLLAESKPAMLIYTLGITEHTSGVHNVYSCANLQLLLGNIGIPGGGVNPLRGQNNVQGACDAGALPDTFPGYEKVEDPAARRKFQKAWNVSELPAKEGIRLPAMLDGLKTGKVRGFYVFGEDPATTEPDMHHVHDCLSSAEFMVCNDIFPTKTTEYADVVFPSAGWSEDDGTFINTERRVNRVRKVSPPPGEARPNWWIFRELAKRMGDIWESSCAQEIWDNEMAPQCAMLNGISYDRLEHGSLQWPVPHAHHPGTPHLFKETPRLFRDIKFKDEKAHFQAVDWTPPAETPDSEYPLILSTGRRLYHYNCSSQTGNAIGLNELLDEEIADIAPEDAKRLGFKTGEMIQLTSRRGTITVRANVTSEVPEGMVWMAFHFYANNSNWLTNSASDPISDTAEYKACSVRIDYPAP